A region from the Streptomyces sp. 3214.6 genome encodes:
- a CDS encoding response regulator transcription factor: MLLAEDDRAIRHALERALALEGYQVTAVADGVEALAHAHKNPPDVLVLDVMMPGIDGLQVCRVLRAEGDRTPILMLTALVETADRIAGLDAGADDYVVKPFDVEEVFARLRALLRRTNPEAAVPVPEAPKPVSERYVDGAGLRMDPQARRAWRGGRELELTRTEFELLELLVRNAGIVLDHSTIYDRIWGYDFGPGSKNLAVYVGYLRRKLDQPGSPQLIHTVRGVGYVLRED; this comes from the coding sequence CTGCTGCTCGCCGAAGACGACCGTGCCATCCGCCACGCCCTGGAACGCGCCCTGGCCCTGGAGGGCTACCAGGTCACCGCGGTCGCCGACGGCGTCGAGGCGCTGGCACACGCCCACAAGAACCCGCCGGACGTGCTCGTCCTCGACGTCATGATGCCCGGGATCGACGGCCTCCAGGTCTGCCGGGTGCTGCGCGCCGAGGGCGACCGCACGCCCATCCTGATGCTGACCGCGCTGGTGGAGACCGCCGACCGGATCGCCGGGCTGGACGCGGGCGCCGACGACTACGTTGTCAAGCCGTTCGACGTCGAGGAGGTCTTCGCCCGGCTGCGGGCGCTGCTGCGCCGGACCAACCCCGAGGCCGCCGTCCCCGTGCCGGAGGCCCCGAAGCCGGTGTCGGAGCGGTATGTGGACGGGGCCGGGCTGCGCATGGACCCGCAGGCGCGGCGGGCGTGGCGGGGCGGGCGGGAGCTGGAGCTGACCCGGACCGAGTTCGAACTGCTGGAACTGCTGGTGCGCAACGCGGGGATCGTCCTGGACCACTCCACGATCTACGACCGGATCTGGGGCTACGACTTCGGGCCCGGTTCCAAGAACCTCGCCGTCTACGTCGGCTACCTGCGCCGTAAGCTCGACCAGCCGGGCTCCCCGCAGCTGATCCACACCGTGCGCGGGGTCGGGTACGTGCTGCGCGAGGACTGA
- a CDS encoding SHOCT domain-containing protein, translating to MPGLLRGVARTAVVAGTATAVSNRVSRRQQGRWAAQEGYREPPRQSYEQPQQAAPSQADDMNSKLDQLKELGELKKQGVLTEAEFAEQKRRLLG from the coding sequence ATGCCAGGTCTTCTTCGCGGAGTCGCCCGCACCGCGGTCGTCGCGGGTACGGCGACCGCCGTCTCCAACCGTGTGTCGCGCCGTCAGCAGGGACGCTGGGCGGCCCAGGAGGGCTACCGGGAACCCCCGCGGCAGTCCTACGAGCAGCCGCAGCAGGCCGCGCCGTCGCAGGCCGACGACATGAACAGCAAGCTCGACCAGCTCAAGGAGCTCGGCGAGCTCAAGAAGCAAGGGGTGCTCACCGAGGCCGAGTTCGCGGAGCAGAAGCGCAGGCTGCTCGGCTGA
- a CDS encoding TIGR03943 family putative permease subunit, with product MKRYVQVGLLVLSGLGLLHTSLFTDEYLRFVKEGMRWLLVASGVLLIGLGVAEAWASPSREAHGDGPEAGRDAHGHENGHGDRGGHGDRGGHGHGHDHGHDHSRVPRVAWLLFLPVLSLLFYAPPALGSYTASREPAKVVAVQEDGFDPLPATSPLPITLTEFTQRVQQDRSRAVKGRTVRMTGFVTPADGDGWYLTRIIISCCAADSTTLKVRVYGVTAPKVDTWVTVDGVWHVGGTLGTSSAAVAVDARTVVKVRKPTNSYMDALPFD from the coding sequence GTGAAGCGGTATGTGCAGGTGGGGCTGCTGGTGCTGAGTGGGCTGGGGTTGTTGCACACCTCGCTCTTCACGGACGAGTACCTGCGGTTCGTGAAGGAGGGGATGCGGTGGCTGCTGGTCGCGTCGGGGGTGCTGCTGATCGGGTTGGGGGTGGCGGAGGCGTGGGCCTCGCCGTCGAGGGAGGCGCACGGCGACGGGCCCGAAGCGGGGCGCGACGCGCACGGCCATGAGAACGGCCACGGCGACCGGGGTGGCCACGGCGACCGGGGTGGCCACGGCCACGGTCACGATCACGGTCACGATCACTCGCGCGTGCCGCGCGTCGCCTGGTTGCTGTTCCTGCCGGTGTTGAGCCTGCTGTTCTACGCGCCGCCCGCCCTCGGGTCGTACACCGCCTCCCGGGAGCCCGCCAAGGTCGTCGCGGTGCAGGAGGACGGCTTCGATCCGCTGCCCGCGACCTCGCCGCTTCCGATCACGCTCACCGAGTTCACCCAGCGGGTGCAGCAGGACCGTTCCCGGGCGGTCAAGGGGCGCACGGTCCGGATGACGGGGTTCGTGACGCCCGCCGACGGGGACGGCTGGTATCTCACCCGGATCATCATCAGCTGCTGTGCGGCGGACTCGACGACGCTGAAGGTGCGGGTGTACGGGGTGACCGCGCCGAAGGTCGACACCTGGGTGACCGTCGACGGGGTCTGGCACGTGGGCGGGACGCTGGGTACGTCGTCGGCGGCGGTCGCGGTGGACGCGCGCACGGTGGTGAAGGTGCGGAAGCCGACCAACTCGTACATGGACGCCTTGCCGTTCGACTGA
- a CDS encoding SAM-dependent methyltransferase: MASPLSGDGNSSGDGVSLKIDTSKPHPARMYDYFLGGKDNYEVDQEAAERFIKAAPEVRLAVRANRTFMHRAVRHVVAEGGVRQILDIGTGLPTEPNVHQIARAIAPETRVAYVDNDPIVSAHSRTLLDDDDHTSVVLADLRDPRAILDHPDVRRVIDFDEPVALLLVAILHFITEEEDPAAIVAAFLDALPAGSYLVLSHATVDIHDNDREDAVKVYNNATATMNPRDHGRVLEFFGGLTLADPGLVLVPHWRPDEPPQQDAPPIGIYGGVARKDG, from the coding sequence ATGGCCTCTCCCCTCAGCGGCGACGGCAACAGCAGCGGCGACGGCGTCTCCCTGAAGATCGACACGAGCAAGCCGCACCCGGCCCGGATGTACGACTACTTCCTCGGCGGCAAGGACAACTACGAGGTCGACCAGGAGGCCGCCGAGCGGTTCATCAAGGCGGCGCCGGAGGTCCGGCTCGCCGTCCGGGCGAACCGGACCTTCATGCACCGTGCCGTGCGGCACGTCGTCGCCGAGGGCGGCGTCCGGCAGATCCTCGACATCGGCACGGGCCTGCCGACCGAGCCCAACGTGCACCAGATCGCGCGCGCCATCGCCCCCGAGACCCGCGTGGCCTACGTCGACAACGACCCGATCGTCAGCGCCCACTCACGGACCCTGCTGGACGACGACGACCACACCTCCGTCGTCCTGGCCGACCTGCGCGACCCCCGGGCCATCCTCGACCACCCCGACGTGCGCAGGGTCATCGACTTCGACGAGCCGGTGGCGCTGCTGCTGGTGGCCATCCTGCACTTCATCACCGAGGAGGAGGATCCGGCCGCCATCGTCGCCGCCTTCCTCGACGCGCTGCCGGCCGGCTCCTACCTCGTCCTGTCCCACGCGACGGTCGACATCCACGACAACGACCGCGAGGACGCGGTGAAGGTCTACAACAACGCCACCGCCACCATGAACCCCCGCGACCACGGCCGCGTCCTGGAGTTCTTCGGCGGCCTCACCCTCGCCGACCCGGGTCTGGTCCTGGTCCCGCACTGGCGCCCCGACGAGCCCCCGCAGCAGGACGCCCCGCCGATCGGCATCTACGGCGGAGTCGCCCGCAAGGACGGCTGA
- a CDS encoding PaaX family transcriptional regulator produces MEDDDISDTDSFDGAPQLRPQSLMLAFFGNHVLEEGELCVYSGSIIDVLGRVGVGEQAVRSTLTRMVSRGLLRRQREGRRMYFGLTEQATRVLQDGRVRIWREGAVNDDWDGDWTLLGFSLPESRQRERHDLRSRLVWSGFGALYSGLWIAPGRVDVAAVVAELGLTAHVKIFHASADAATDIGLMIRETWDLESVAARYVSFDKRWTAHLNAGPGDDPIGARLRLVSEWLWTIRTDPRLPARHLPPDWPARPAQETFRKVADQTTAPARHLAHELLDTMPLR; encoded by the coding sequence GTGGAGGACGACGACATCTCGGACACGGACAGCTTCGACGGCGCCCCGCAACTGCGGCCGCAGTCGCTCATGCTCGCCTTCTTCGGCAACCACGTCCTGGAGGAAGGCGAGTTGTGCGTCTACTCGGGCAGCATCATCGACGTCCTCGGCCGCGTCGGCGTCGGTGAGCAGGCCGTACGCTCTACGCTGACCCGTATGGTCAGCCGGGGTCTGCTGCGGCGGCAGCGGGAGGGCCGCAGGATGTACTTCGGCCTGACCGAGCAGGCGACGCGCGTCCTGCAGGACGGCAGGGTCCGTATCTGGCGCGAGGGCGCGGTCAACGACGACTGGGACGGCGACTGGACGCTGCTGGGCTTCTCCCTCCCGGAGTCCCGTCAGCGCGAACGCCACGATCTGCGCTCCCGGCTCGTCTGGTCGGGGTTCGGCGCGCTGTACAGCGGGCTGTGGATCGCGCCGGGGAGGGTGGACGTGGCCGCCGTCGTCGCAGAACTCGGTCTGACCGCGCACGTCAAGATCTTCCACGCGTCCGCCGACGCGGCCACCGACATCGGCCTCATGATCCGCGAGACCTGGGACCTGGAGAGCGTCGCCGCGCGCTATGTCTCCTTCGACAAGCGCTGGACGGCCCATCTGAACGCCGGGCCCGGCGACGATCCGATCGGGGCCCGGCTGCGGCTGGTCAGCGAATGGCTCTGGACGATCCGCACGGACCCCCGTCTCCCGGCCCGCCATCTGCCTCCGGACTGGCCGGCCCGGCCCGCCCAGGAGACCTTCCGCAAGGTCGCGGACCAGACCACGGCCCCCGCGCGGCACCTGGCCCACGAGCTCCTGGACACGATGCCGCTGCGGTGA
- a CDS encoding MFS transporter, protein MSPSPIASPSPSSSPPPSPSTDAERTRQLRVVAASGLLGTAVEFYDFLVYGTVAALVFGELFFPGADPAVGTIAAFGTFAAGYVARPLGGILFGHFGDRLGRKSMLLLTMGLMGGASFLVGLLPTYDTIGVWAPVLLIALRVVQGVAIGGEWGGATLMVVEHAGERRRGLWSSFTQMGAPLGSLLSTAVVTLVVTLPKDEFAAWGWRVPFLLSVVLLGVGLFVRLKVVESPLFAEVKKERAESRLPILDVLRRPRPVLLACCVGIGAFTAQSLLTSYLIAYATGIGYARPQVLTALTVSASVALVVLPCASTLSDRVGRRPVVLVGALASAALAFPVMALVDSKSPGLLILAVVLGHGIAQSTMYGPLGALLTEMFGTKVRYTGASLGYQGATLIGAGFSPMIAGSLVAGSGNSTPVALLLCGGAAITAVTVLFVRETSRESLTGAAEDSEVPHTQEISA, encoded by the coding sequence ATGTCCCCGTCCCCCATCGCATCACCGTCCCCGTCCTCCTCCCCGCCCCCGTCCCCGTCCACGGACGCCGAACGCACCCGGCAGTTACGTGTCGTCGCCGCCTCCGGGCTGCTCGGCACCGCCGTGGAGTTCTACGACTTCCTCGTCTACGGAACCGTCGCCGCCCTCGTCTTCGGCGAGCTGTTCTTCCCCGGCGCCGACCCGGCCGTCGGCACCATCGCCGCGTTCGGCACCTTCGCCGCCGGCTATGTCGCCCGTCCGCTCGGCGGCATCCTCTTCGGGCACTTCGGCGACCGGCTCGGCCGCAAGTCGATGCTGCTGCTCACCATGGGTCTGATGGGCGGCGCGAGCTTTCTCGTCGGCCTGCTGCCCACCTACGACACGATCGGCGTGTGGGCGCCGGTGCTGCTGATCGCCCTGCGCGTCGTGCAGGGCGTCGCCATCGGCGGCGAGTGGGGCGGCGCGACCCTGATGGTCGTCGAGCACGCGGGAGAGCGGCGGCGCGGACTGTGGTCCAGCTTCACCCAGATGGGCGCCCCGCTCGGCTCCCTGCTCTCCACGGCCGTCGTCACACTCGTCGTCACCCTCCCCAAGGACGAGTTCGCTGCCTGGGGCTGGCGGGTGCCGTTTCTGCTGAGCGTGGTGCTGCTGGGCGTCGGGCTCTTCGTCCGTCTGAAGGTCGTCGAGAGCCCGCTGTTCGCCGAGGTGAAGAAGGAGCGCGCCGAGTCACGGCTGCCGATCCTCGACGTGCTGCGCCGCCCCCGCCCCGTGCTGCTGGCCTGCTGCGTCGGCATCGGCGCGTTCACCGCCCAGTCGCTGCTGACCAGCTATCTGATCGCCTACGCCACGGGCATCGGCTACGCCCGCCCGCAGGTGCTCACCGCGCTCACGGTGTCCGCCTCCGTCGCCCTCGTCGTGCTGCCCTGCGCCTCCACGCTCTCCGACCGTGTCGGCCGCCGCCCGGTCGTCCTCGTCGGCGCCCTCGCCTCGGCCGCGCTCGCCTTCCCGGTGATGGCACTGGTCGACTCGAAGTCGCCGGGACTGCTGATCCTCGCCGTCGTCCTCGGCCACGGCATCGCCCAGTCCACGATGTACGGCCCGCTGGGCGCCCTGCTCACCGAGATGTTCGGCACCAAGGTCCGCTACACCGGCGCCTCCCTCGGCTACCAGGGCGCCACCCTCATCGGCGCCGGCTTCTCCCCGATGATCGCCGGAAGCCTGGTGGCGGGCAGCGGCAACAGCACCCCCGTCGCCCTGCTGCTGTGCGGCGGCGCGGCGATCACCGCCGTGACCGTCCTGTTCGTCCGCGAGACCAGCCGGGAGTCCCTGACGGGCGCCGCCGAGGACTCCGAGGTCCCCCACACCCAGGAGATCTCCGCGTGA
- a CDS encoding sensor histidine kinase, which yields MRRLRRLLSTPRPKLVSLRTTFAVSFAAVTAAVTVLVGVLSYSAAARLVRVDQESVFDEVVQDLRDEVRDRPMTPEDFSSAEPGHDIVRPARTDVQVLGPDGSVVDGGSPGLPVVSVDRTIAVAVTAGRMAEHKDVDVGSDVYRIATVSLGGGRGAVQVAQEFSDTEDLLRALQQRTLILMIAVVTAAGLFGWWLARRITHRLVILTTAAEDVARTRRLGVQVPVTGYDEVGRLGRAFDRMLGRLAQSEEDQRRLVQDAGHELRTPLTSLRTNISLLRRIDELPPDTRDELVADLTQEARELTDLVNELVDLAAGQSDSEPPRRVDLADIAEEVAGLARRRTGRQILIRASGETSTYGRPGMLQRALSNLVENATKFDREGTAPVEIAVTGPARPGVVRVEVLDRGPGIAEADLTRVFDRFYRAAEARSLPGSGLGLSIVREVALAHGGAPFAFHRAGGGSVIGFTAGGGLPDGGRGDERARMRGPA from the coding sequence CTGCGTCGGCTGCGGCGGCTGCTGTCGACGCCGCGGCCGAAGCTGGTGTCGCTGCGGACGACGTTCGCCGTGTCCTTCGCGGCCGTGACCGCCGCCGTCACCGTCCTTGTCGGCGTCCTGTCGTACTCGGCGGCCGCCCGGCTGGTCCGGGTCGACCAGGAGTCGGTGTTCGACGAGGTCGTGCAGGACCTGCGGGACGAGGTGCGCGACCGCCCGATGACCCCGGAGGACTTCTCCTCGGCCGAGCCGGGCCACGACATCGTGCGGCCGGCCCGGACGGACGTGCAGGTGCTGGGCCCGGACGGGTCGGTGGTCGACGGCGGCAGCCCCGGACTGCCGGTCGTGTCCGTCGACCGTACGATCGCGGTCGCCGTGACGGCCGGGCGGATGGCCGAGCACAAGGACGTGGACGTCGGCAGCGACGTCTACCGCATCGCGACGGTGTCCCTGGGCGGCGGGCGGGGCGCGGTGCAGGTGGCGCAGGAGTTCAGCGACACCGAGGATCTGCTGCGGGCGCTCCAGCAGCGCACCCTGATCCTGATGATCGCGGTCGTGACGGCCGCGGGCCTGTTCGGCTGGTGGCTGGCCCGGCGCATCACCCACCGCCTGGTCATCCTCACCACGGCAGCCGAGGACGTCGCCCGCACGCGCCGGCTCGGCGTGCAGGTGCCGGTCACCGGTTACGACGAGGTGGGCCGGCTCGGCCGCGCCTTCGACCGGATGCTGGGCCGGCTCGCCCAGTCGGAGGAGGACCAGCGGCGGCTCGTCCAGGACGCGGGACACGAGCTGCGGACGCCGCTGACATCGTTGCGGACGAACATCTCGCTGCTGCGCCGCATCGACGAGCTGCCGCCGGACACCCGTGACGAACTGGTGGCCGACCTGACCCAGGAGGCCCGGGAGCTGACCGACCTGGTCAACGAGCTCGTCGACCTCGCGGCCGGCCAGTCCGACAGCGAGCCGCCGCGGAGGGTGGACCTCGCCGACATCGCCGAGGAGGTCGCGGGTCTCGCCCGGCGGCGCACCGGGCGGCAGATCCTGATCCGGGCGAGCGGCGAGACCAGCACCTACGGGCGGCCGGGCATGCTCCAGCGGGCGCTGTCCAACCTCGTGGAGAACGCGACCAAGTTCGACCGCGAGGGCACCGCGCCGGTCGAGATCGCCGTCACCGGGCCCGCCCGGCCGGGTGTCGTCCGCGTCGAGGTCCTCGACCGCGGTCCCGGCATCGCCGAGGCCGACCTGACCCGCGTCTTCGACCGCTTCTACCGCGCCGCCGAAGCCCGCTCCCTGCCCGGATCCGGTCTCGGTCTGTCGATCGTGCGCGAGGTGGCCCTGGCACACGGCGGCGCCCCCTTCGCCTTCCACCGCGCGGGCGGCGGCTCGGTGATCGGCTTCACGGCGGGCGGCGGACTACCGGACGGCGGCCGAGGCGACGAACGCGCGCGTATGCGAGGGCCCGCCTGA
- a CDS encoding LLM class flavin-dependent oxidoreductase → MQFGIFSVGDVTPDPTTGRTPTERERIKAMVAIALKAEEVGLDVFATGEHHNPPFVPSSPTTMLGYIAARTEKLILSTSTTLITTNDPVKIAEDFAMLQHLADGRVDLMMGRGNTGPVYPWFGQDIRQGINLAIENYALLRRLWREDVVNWEGKFRTALQGFTSTPRPLDDVPPFVWHGSIRSPEIAEQAAFYGDGFFHNNIFWPADHTKQMVELYRTRYAHYGHGTPEQAIVGLGGQVFMRKNSQDAVREFRPYFDNAPVYGHGPSLEDFTDQTPLTVGTPEQVIEKTLKFREYAGDYQRQLFLVDHAGLPLKTVLEQLDMLGEEVVPVLRKEFAVGRPADVPDAPTHRSLLAEKEAQEAQAGKDGEAGKAAKEVVA, encoded by the coding sequence ATGCAGTTCGGGATCTTCTCGGTGGGCGATGTCACGCCGGACCCGACGACGGGGCGTACGCCGACCGAGCGTGAGCGGATCAAGGCCATGGTCGCCATCGCGCTCAAGGCCGAGGAAGTCGGGCTCGACGTGTTCGCCACCGGTGAGCACCACAATCCGCCGTTCGTGCCCTCGTCCCCGACGACGATGCTCGGGTACATAGCCGCGCGGACGGAGAAGCTGATCCTCTCCACCTCCACCACGCTGATCACCACCAACGACCCGGTGAAGATCGCCGAGGACTTCGCGATGCTCCAGCACCTGGCCGACGGCCGCGTCGACCTGATGATGGGGCGCGGCAACACCGGCCCGGTGTACCCGTGGTTCGGGCAGGACATCCGGCAGGGCATCAACCTCGCCATCGAGAACTACGCGCTACTGCGCCGGCTGTGGCGCGAGGACGTCGTCAACTGGGAGGGGAAGTTCCGCACCGCCCTGCAGGGGTTCACGTCGACGCCGAGGCCGCTGGACGACGTACCGCCGTTCGTCTGGCACGGCTCCATCCGCTCGCCCGAGATCGCCGAGCAGGCCGCCTTCTACGGTGACGGCTTCTTCCACAACAACATCTTCTGGCCGGCCGACCACACCAAGCAGATGGTCGAGCTGTACCGCACCCGGTACGCCCACTACGGGCACGGCACGCCCGAGCAGGCCATCGTCGGGCTCGGCGGGCAGGTGTTCATGCGGAAGAACTCGCAGGACGCGGTGCGCGAGTTCCGGCCGTACTTCGACAACGCGCCGGTCTACGGGCACGGGCCGTCCCTGGAGGACTTCACCGACCAGACCCCGCTGACCGTCGGCACACCCGAACAGGTCATCGAGAAGACGCTCAAGTTCCGCGAGTACGCCGGCGACTACCAGCGTCAGCTGTTCCTCGTGGACCACGCGGGGCTGCCGCTGAAGACCGTGCTGGAGCAGCTCGACATGCTCGGCGAGGAGGTCGTGCCGGTGCTGCGCAAGGAGTTCGCCGTCGGGCGGCCGGCCGACGTGCCGGACGCGCCGACCCACCGGTCCCTGCTGGCGGAGAAGGAAGCCCAGGAAGCCCAGGCGGGCAAGGACGGCGAGGCAGGCAAGGCAGCGAAGGAGGTCGTGGCATGA
- a CDS encoding FMN reductase: MKLVVVSAGLSVPSSTRLLADRLAAATAGRTAAEVEVVELRDLAVEIAHNFTNGFPGRKLAAALEAVTAADGLIVVTPVFSASYSGLFKSFFDVLDPDALAGKPVLIAATGGSARHSLVLEHALRPLFAYLRAVVVPTAVYAASEDWGAEGLPERIERAAGELAALMTGLSAARPAKGAKDEFEVVPFAEQLAALRPAG; the protein is encoded by the coding sequence ATGAAGCTCGTCGTCGTGTCGGCGGGGCTGAGCGTCCCGTCGTCGACCCGGCTGCTGGCGGACCGGCTGGCCGCCGCGACCGCCGGACGGACGGCGGCGGAAGTCGAGGTCGTGGAGCTGCGCGACCTCGCCGTCGAGATCGCGCACAACTTCACCAACGGGTTTCCCGGGCGGAAACTGGCGGCCGCGCTGGAGGCGGTGACGGCGGCCGACGGTCTGATCGTCGTCACGCCGGTGTTCTCCGCCTCCTACAGCGGGCTGTTCAAGTCGTTCTTCGACGTGCTCGACCCGGACGCGCTGGCGGGCAAGCCGGTGCTGATCGCCGCGACGGGCGGTTCGGCGCGGCACTCGCTGGTGCTGGAGCACGCCCTGCGGCCGCTCTTCGCCTACCTGCGGGCCGTCGTCGTCCCGACCGCCGTCTACGCGGCCTCGGAGGACTGGGGTGCGGAGGGCCTGCCCGAGCGGATCGAGCGGGCGGCGGGCGAGCTGGCCGCGCTGATGACGGGACTGTCGGCGGCCCGCCCGGCGAAAGGGGCGAAGGACGAGTTCGAGGTCGTCCCCTTCGCCGAGCAGTTGGCGGCCCTGCGGCCCGCGGGCTGA
- a CDS encoding DUF6325 family protein, with amino-acid sequence MGPVDYVVVEFPGNRMTGEGFPLLVDLVDRGLIRILDLMFIRKEEDGSVTALEIADLTGDGKLDLAVFEGAHSGLLGQDDLEEAAAAVEPGNSAGLLIYENVWAAPFAAALRRGGAELVASGRLPVQAILSSLEAAEAAS; translated from the coding sequence ATGGGACCCGTCGACTACGTGGTGGTGGAGTTCCCCGGCAACCGGATGACGGGCGAGGGCTTTCCACTTCTGGTCGATCTGGTGGACCGCGGCCTCATCCGGATCCTGGACCTGATGTTCATCAGGAAGGAGGAGGACGGCTCGGTGACCGCCCTGGAGATCGCAGATCTCACCGGTGACGGCAAGCTCGACCTCGCCGTCTTCGAAGGCGCCCATTCCGGTCTGCTCGGCCAGGACGACCTGGAGGAGGCCGCCGCGGCCGTCGAGCCGGGCAACTCCGCCGGGCTGCTGATCTACGAGAACGTGTGGGCGGCGCCTTTCGCGGCCGCTCTGCGGCGCGGCGGCGCCGAGCTGGTCGCCTCCGGACGGCTGCCCGTGCAGGCGATCCTCTCCTCGCTGGAAGCGGCCGAGGCCGCCTCCTGA
- a CDS encoding helix-turn-helix domain-containing protein — MTKNPGVAVGRELDAGQAGTGKGSDEVAVLDQIPDGPRRALVAQLRALREASGLTVPELVQRLEQRGVALTASRLSNFLSGHEVPSRAQVTALHRVCEAAAGTERDPDAVQETRRLLYAVLDAERTTKPLRAREFDLEELREQLERVRVHTATELGVLRDELDRERALRRQAEDQLTVLIAAADDHAREIGETTAERDVARGRIAELEDQIRQHEALLRLHEKEARHLRAMAQETAQEIARYDSPVLKTPSPETTANATDVPNTPNAPNMRDARGGLEVQEVDVLKVVAAVERLRDEDRDHEADQVLSDICEAEPDLLPVLWQAFRAGHRRLDAERLLVEAAQCCNGITLYRLWRTRTFLGTRHVGLFPLHTDHLMTAIGNHAPLDVLERFIKACRERDDQQGLRLLALNCTPLPVGEVLKLREVGLPTRPFLFWPWQALLKAVARTTAFSRTR, encoded by the coding sequence GTGACGAAGAACCCGGGGGTGGCGGTGGGCCGTGAGCTGGACGCGGGGCAGGCGGGAACGGGAAAGGGCTCCGACGAGGTCGCCGTGCTGGACCAGATACCCGACGGACCGCGCCGCGCACTGGTCGCGCAGCTGCGCGCGCTGCGGGAGGCGTCCGGCCTGACCGTCCCGGAGCTGGTGCAACGGCTCGAACAGCGGGGCGTCGCCCTCACCGCCTCACGGTTGTCGAACTTCCTCAGCGGCCACGAAGTACCCAGCCGCGCACAGGTCACGGCATTGCACAGGGTGTGCGAGGCCGCCGCCGGGACCGAGCGCGACCCGGACGCGGTCCAGGAGACCCGCCGCCTGCTGTACGCCGTGCTCGACGCCGAGCGCACCACGAAGCCGTTACGGGCACGGGAGTTCGACCTCGAGGAACTGCGGGAGCAACTGGAACGGGTCCGGGTGCACACCGCCACCGAACTCGGCGTACTGCGCGACGAGTTGGACCGGGAGCGGGCCCTGCGTCGGCAGGCCGAGGACCAGCTGACCGTGCTGATCGCGGCCGCCGACGACCACGCCAGGGAGATCGGTGAGACCACCGCCGAGCGGGATGTGGCCCGGGGGCGGATCGCCGAGCTGGAGGACCAGATCCGCCAGCACGAGGCGCTGTTGCGCCTGCACGAGAAGGAGGCCCGGCACCTGCGGGCCATGGCGCAGGAGACCGCGCAGGAGATCGCGCGCTACGACAGCCCGGTCCTGAAGACACCCTCCCCGGAGACGACGGCGAACGCGACGGACGTCCCGAACACGCCGAACGCCCCGAACATGAGGGACGCGAGGGGCGGGCTGGAAGTGCAGGAAGTCGACGTCCTGAAGGTCGTCGCGGCGGTGGAGCGACTGCGCGACGAGGACCGCGACCATGAGGCGGACCAGGTGCTGAGCGACATCTGCGAGGCGGAGCCCGACCTGCTTCCCGTGCTCTGGCAGGCGTTTCGTGCGGGTCATCGACGCCTCGACGCCGAACGGCTGCTCGTCGAGGCGGCACAGTGCTGCAACGGGATCACGCTCTACCGCCTGTGGCGCACGAGAACGTTCCTCGGAACCCGGCACGTGGGCCTGTTCCCCCTGCACACCGACCACCTGATGACCGCCATCGGCAACCATGCGCCCCTCGACGTGCTGGAGCGGTTCATCAAGGCGTGCCGGGAGCGCGACGATCAGCAGGGGCTGCGGCTGCTGGCCCTGAACTGCACCCCGCTCCCGGTCGGCGAAGTGCTGAAACTCCGTGAGGTCGGCCTGCCGACACGGCCGTTCCTCTTCTGGCCCTGGCAGGCCCTGCTGAAGGCGGTCGCACGGACCACCGCCTTCAGCAGAACACGGTGA
- a CDS encoding sigma-70 family RNA polymerase sigma factor, whose protein sequence is MITSAQKAPQAPQISQAALDESITAWALAARAGDADAVERFVRALHRDVVRYVAHLCADPQAVDDLAQDTFLRALGSLHRFEGRSSARSWLLSIARRAVVDSYRYAAARPRLSDVPDWQLAAERAQPRDLPGFDDGVVLLDLLASLPAERREAFVLTQLAGLPYAEAARVSDCPVGTVRSRVARARAALVDLLEEEAAEPGALAGPTSHAAHAAPTALVA, encoded by the coding sequence GTGATCACGTCTGCCCAAAAGGCACCCCAGGCGCCCCAGATTTCCCAGGCCGCGCTCGACGAGTCGATAACCGCGTGGGCGCTCGCCGCCCGGGCCGGTGACGCGGACGCGGTCGAGCGATTCGTCCGCGCTCTGCACCGCGACGTCGTGCGCTACGTCGCCCATCTATGCGCCGATCCCCAGGCGGTCGACGACCTCGCGCAGGACACCTTCCTGCGCGCCCTCGGCAGCCTGCACCGGTTCGAGGGCCGTTCCTCGGCCCGGTCCTGGCTGCTGTCCATCGCCCGGCGGGCGGTGGTCGACAGCTACCGGTACGCCGCCGCCCGGCCCCGGCTGTCCGACGTACCGGACTGGCAGCTCGCCGCGGAGCGCGCCCAGCCGCGCGACCTGCCCGGCTTCGACGACGGCGTCGTCCTGCTGGACCTGCTGGCCTCGCTCCCGGCCGAGCGGCGGGAGGCGTTCGTCCTCACGCAACTGGCCGGCCTGCCCTACGCGGAGGCGGCCCGGGTGAGCGACTGTCCGGTCGGCACGGTCCGCTCGCGCGTGGCGCGGGCGCGGGCCGCGCTGGTGGACCTGCTGGAGGAGGAGGCGGCCGAACCCGGCGCCCTCGCCGGCCCCACCTCCCACGCCGCCCACGCTGCCCCCACCGCCCTCGTCGCCTGA